The genomic interval GACCCCACATATAGTAAGCAAGGACAGGGAACCTCATCTGCACTCATTTAGCTTAGGAGGAGGCCACTGCTCTTGGGAGTGTCCTTCTAAACACAGGCCAGGCATACCCCACTTACAGGGACTGAGGTTGCTGGGTCACCTCACTCTCAGGAGCCCTGCCACCCTGGAGCAGGTTCTCCCATCCAGAGTACACCCACTCTGCTGGCAGGCACATACAAGGCTGCCTCCTCCCTGAATCAATCTAGATATAAGGCAGCTAGCTGAGTCTGTGCTTTGCCTCCACCCTGTGCTCCAGGAGCCTGGCAAGTCAGTAAGCAACAGCCTGCAGACAGAACCTGAGAGCAAGTTAAGTGAGTGatgggcctcttggaggacacGGTGCTCTCTCTCAAGGGACTTAAGTCAACAGGAACTCCAGATCACCTCCACTTTGGAGCCCTGCCCCCTCTTCcagaaaccctttcttctttcccccatACTTTCTGCAGATTCTGCCATTAAAGATTCTGCCCCAGCTGCAGAACACGACTCTATTCCATATCCCTTCTCCATGGCTGGGCATTCCTCAAATGTAGAAAACTACTCCAATTACCATGGAAGTTTTAGAATTGAAGGTCCCACGTCTTTGGGAAATCAGGATGATGGGTCACCCTAGCAGAAATCACAGCAGGACGCAGGGCCAACCTCACAGCAGGAATCTGAAAGCAGGATCGCCAGGCTCAACCCAAGTTAGCATCTAGCCAGCTCAGCGAAAGAACAATATTCCAAAAGCTTCATATTGGTAGTTTGGAGAATAACGGCCCTCCATTCCGCAGTCCGGGCCTCTAGGACACTTGTCTAGGACAGTCGGGTGGCCTGGCCTCCCGCGCAGGCGGAGGGGGCGGGGATAATTAGCATAATTTATGCGCGGTCGTTTAGCAGTCAATTATATGCGCATATATTTCCATGGCTGATGAGGCTGGCCGGGCACTTTCAAAATGGCGGAGCGTGGAGCGAGTGGCGGCGGGAGCGGCGGGGACAGTCTGGACAAGAGCATCACGCTGCCCCCCGACGAGATCTTCCGCAACCTGGAGAACGCTAAGCGCTTCGCCATTGATATAGGTAGACACAGACCGGGTACTCGAGAGAGTGGCCGGAGCAGCGGGCGCGGGCGGCCAGCGGGGGCGGCGGGAAGGACGAAGGGCGGGGGCGCGGGCCATGCGCACAGCCTCACGGGTCGCCGCACAGCCTCTTGGGACTAATAGTGTGTGCAGCGTCAAGGTGCGGGACCGAGCCCGCTGTCGGACTCCAGCTCCCGGTAGGCGCTGCGCGGTTGGAGCGGGGCACGTCGGGCCTCGTAGTCCGCGCAGCGCCGATGGGCTTGTGAGGGCACGGTGGAGGGGCGGGCGGGGCGGGTGGCCTCGGGGGTCCTGATACCCCGGGATGTGGCTGGCCTTGGCCCCGCGGCGCAGTCCGCCGGAGCTCCAGCTTTCCAGACAGCTGTGGAGACGTTGGGCCTGGTCACTTGTCGAGCGCTGGGTGTAAAGCTCCCAGCGTGGACCGTGGCTACGGCCGTCGCCTCCTGCGTGGCTGGTGGTTCACCTTCCTGTCGACCCGCTACAGGCCCACCTTCCATCCCCTTCACGCGTTGGGCAGCCTCATGCCCACTAACAAATCTTCATGGAGGTTCTATCATCTCCCTGGTGTGCAGATGTGGAGACCAAGGCACAGAAGGCTAGCTTTCTCTGGGGTCTTTCGATTCGTAGATAGCAGATCCAGGATAGGAGCTGGCCAAcacgcacccccccccccaatcccaccccatcccctaaACACTCTGCTCTGCATCCAGTTATTGAGGAGCTTTGCACCGAACTGCTTGTGACGTTTTTTTCCCGTGTGGTCAATGAGGCCCCACACAGCCGGGCAACATCTGTTGTTTTTGACTTACCTCCACGAATGAATGGATGTGCTGCTGGCGCTTAGCCTCCTTGAAAAGCCTGGGTTGTTAAGAGACTGTGAAGATTCTCTTTACTTTTGAATATGTTCCCTGCCCTCTTGCTTTTGGGTTATCTCTCGGACGTGTTCTTTCTTGGGAGAAATGAGTAGTGGATGAGAAAGCAAATGTGCTCCAGCTTTATCAAGGGCTCAGGAGGGTGGTGGAGTAGGCACCAGCCAAGAGTctataacaccagagataacttgGTGACTAGCTGTATACCAGGCTAGAAGTGACGAGCTTGCAGCCCCAGCAGAGGGGACTGTCACAACCTGACCTTACCAAAGGCCCCAAGGCTGCTGTTCCAGGATTCTGAAACCCGCACTCCAGGGCTAGGTCTTGTGCTTTGTCCTGTGGTCTTACACTTGTTCATTGGGAAGGAGGCAAAATTAAATAACTCTGTCTGGAAAGCAGTTGAAAATGAATTCAAACTTCATCAGGCAGTTGAGAAAATAGGGTTCGCCTCGGGTAGTCCATGTGGCACTCAGAGACTATCTAACCAGAAGCCATAAGACATGAGCTGTAGTGGAGAGCGCCCTCACGCTGAAGGTCTGAGGCCAGACATGGGCTGTCTTGACAGAAGGTCAGTGCAGGGGATGTTCAGTGTTGGGTTTTGCTTCTGTCAGTCTGGGTCCTGAATCTGAGCTTGGAAGGTCATGCGTTCCTGAGAACagaccttttttcttttgttctttcatccttccttcctatcttttttttttctccctttttttcctGCAACTGATGGGAGATCACAGCTCAGGATGGGGTTGACAGCTCAGGCACCTACAAAACATGCTTGCCACAgtgatgtttaaaaacaaacttgtCCCGTTTCCTCTCTCCTCACTGTGTCCCCGGAGCCAGGAGGGCTCAGCTGCTCTGTCTTCTTGGCCAGCCCTTTTCTCTTGGATGGAGATGCTGATGTCAGCTGAGTTGATTCACTTCTGGAAACTCAGGCAGTAGGAATGGCACACAGGCAGGAAGAGACTCAAGGGTAATAAACGCAAGGCTCTTCTGCCCTTTCCTGGTGCTGTGGTGTacctgtggaagtcaggacaCTTGGTGggactctctccctccaccatgtgggttctggggatcaaactccagACAGTAAGCACCTTAACTCCCTGATCCATCTCAGTGGCTTTCCTGTGATTTCCGATGAACTGCTTAAAGCATATCTCTGTCCGTTTGCAGTCTTGTCTTATAGGAAACAGAGCGTCCGCAGAGTGAGTTACAAAAGCATTTAGAAACAGACAAGCCTGAGGGCAGGAAAGAAAGATCAGGAGGCTTAGGACTACGGCCAGGGATGAGATTAAGCTCATGATATACTCACTAAACCAAAAATGGGTCTCTCTGTGTCCTGCTTGGCCAGGACAGACTGCATTATGTCAGTTTCACTGAGTCGAGAACTCTGACCTCCAACACCTTGGTCCTGCACATCTGTAAATTTGAGTATCTGCTCTCCTGTAGTCCCTTAGTATTTCCTCAAAGCCAACACTTGCAAATAACTTAGCCTTTTTACTCTGCCACTGAGAAACCTTTGCCTCATCAGGCCTCTGAGAGGCGCAGTTGAAGTGGGATGCAGACATTCCCATTTTCCCCATGTGTCACGTGGGGGCCTGTGAATCTGCAATTGCAACTACAAACTGGAAGGTGTCTTTTCTGCCTGCAGGGGCTTGTCCTTGGCACTTCCTTCTTTGGAACTCTGGGCAATTCTCCCTGGAGTGTGTGGCTCAAGTGGACAAAGGACTTGTGCTTTTTCTGGAGCCCAGAGGTTGGCAGTGTGCAGAATTCCATGGGTGACAGGGCTCTATGAAGATGTGGAGAGCCTGCCAGACTCCACATGTGACAattggtgcatacctttaatcccagcttgggaggcagaagcagatggaactctaggttcaaggccagctcggTCTACATaccaagaccctgcctcacaaaCTAAAGAAAGTGGATAAGCAGTAGGAAAAAAACACTGACCATTCTTTAAGAGGACAcctgttcaattcccagtatctatGTGGTAGCcaacaactacctgtaactccattcACAAGGggaactgacaccctcttctggcctcttcaggcactgtGTTGATGTGGTGCTCAGGCATTTATTTAGGCAAGACatccatatacatgaaataaaaataacccccccaaattaaaaaaacataaaaacgaaatctttaaaaacagcaaGCAAAAGAGCCTGGGGCCCGTGAAGGCTGTTGGCTTACTTCCCTTGCCTACATGTGGGTCTTGGGCTGCTCCATGGGCTCAAAGTCCTGAAGGCTGGGGCCACTCCTGACCCTCAGTCCCTGTGGGTAATGTCCTGAAGGCTGGGGCCACTCCTGACCCTCAGTCCCTGTGGGTAATGTGCATCTCAAAGATGCCGTGTGTTACCCACCCTGACCTGTTAAGAAGAGAGGTCAGATGTGGACGGACAGGTCTGCTTATTTCATGTCTACCACCGAGCTACATCCCATCCCTCTCTTTGTAGTGTGTTTTTTAACTCTTCATACATGTGCCTTGTATGCCGGGGATATTTCCACTTGAGATCTCTGCTTGTGCTCCCTGCTTGtgctcctccctctcctcatttTGTCTCCCCAGACATCTTACTTCTCTtctcccccccttccctccccccgccctgctccaaacacacacacacacacggttttaCATGCCTGTATAAAGTCCAGGAAAGCACAAATAAGAGGAATGTGCATTCGTCTTTTATGAGACTGGCTTGGTTGACCAAATTTGATCATCTCTACTTGTTTCCCCTTTCCTGCAAATAACATGACATCACTCTTTTTATGGCTGGAAGAAGACATTCCATGCACAGTAGACCACACTTCCATCGTGTCCTCAGCCCTCAGCCCACATCTCGTGTTTTATTgtaaggcaggatctcactaagctgcctgggctggccttgaacttgtgaccctcctgcctctgcctctgcctaccagttagatgggattacaggtctgcTGCACCTCTGGGCCTGGCTTTGTAACTCGTATTTAGAGAGGGGTGGTCAGAGGCCCAGGTCAGGCTGTTCCTCAgacctttcttcccctttttatCTCTAACTGGCCTGGAGCTTTACCAGGTAGGCTAGaccagctggccagtgagccctaggaatttgttttttcttcccattttgtgATTGCTGGGATTGTAAGCACATACTACCATCCTATGGGTCCTAGGCATCTGAGCTCAGCCTCTCACAGTGGCAAGGCTAATGCTTTATCAACGGAGCCTCTCCCTAGCACTTGACAACTAAATTTCTTTAAAACCAGGGACAGCCAAGTGCACTCCAAAGCAGACTTGTTCTGGCCCTGCTTCAGGGGCTttgtgagcatggggagggaagccttgaactcagattagTTAAGAACCTGAGcgggaagaaaaaaatgttctcacaGTGATTGGTACCCTCTCCTCTCGTTTGTGACTTCAATCATAAAGCACTAAACTCCTTATGCACAGACAGAGTGTTCAAGGAAGAGGCAGTTGAAATGTCAGAGTATCCCTGAGAGCTTAGAGGAAGGAGGTGGATCTCAGGGTCTCCTTTGCACTGTTCTgaattttttgtggtttttgtcttcTCCTCATAGGTGGATCATTGACCAAGTTGGCGTACTATTCCACCGTACAGCACAAAGTGGCCAAAGTGAGGTCTTTTGACCACCCAGGAAAGGTGAGCCCTTCATGGTGGGTAGGCAAGTACATCATTGGGGCTGGACAGGGTGGCTGCTTCCTGCCAGCCTTGGACTTCatattgtcatttttgtttgttgtcctCTGCTGTTTACATATTTTAACACTATGGTCCTGGAGTTGATTGCTCTTCCTTAATTCCTTATGAGGTGTCCTTTCTTACACTTTGTGAGAgtgcctcccctttccctgctcCTTGTCTGAAGTCTGAAGGTATGCaggcctctttcctctctctgctgtctGTGCCTTGGCCTAAGCTAACATCAGTTATTTTGTGTATCACAGTTGAGTAAATGCCTAATGTGCTGGGGCAGGGTGCTCGGGGCTATCCTTGCCTCTTGTAGACTTCTTAGCTCTTTCCAGGACATGGAACAGGACCATGAGCCGCCCTATGAGATCTCAGTTCAGGAGGAGATCACAGCTCGCCTGCATTTCATCAAGTTTGAGAATACCTACATGGAAGCCTGCCTGGACTTCATCAGAGACCACCTAGTCAACACTGAGACCAAGGTCATCCAGGCCACTGGGGGTGGAGCCTACAAGTTCAAGGACCTCATTGAGGAGAAGCTGCGTCTCAAGTGAGTAAGGACCTTACCTGTGGTGCCTGCAGTGTGGTGAGAGGCCCTGAGCTTCCGTGTTGATTGTGGTGCTGTGTTTGGGTGCTGCCTAGGTAGCCCTCGTGGGCAGAGTCTGGCTGCTCTGTGCTGCCTCCTAGCAAGTGCACCATGGTTGACTCTTGTGACTAGGTTCTTTAATTTCTAGGGTGGACAAAGAGGATGTAATGACCTGCTTGATTAAGGGGTGCAACTTCGTGCTGAAGAACATCCCACACGAGGCCTTCATGTACCAGAAAGACTCAGACCCAGAGTTTCGATTTCAGACAAATCACCCCAACATCTTCCCCTACCTCCTAGTCAACATTGGCTCTGGCGTCTCCATTGTGAAGGTGAGAGTCCACAGAATGGCAGCTGAGTGGCTCCAGCGCCTGCTGactgtgtgtatgctgtgttaCAGCCTTTACTGGGCATGGACACAAATTTGACCCTTCATACAGCCATCATTGGCATGATAGTTGAGCACCTACCACTTGCATTGGTGCCACTGATGGTTCACTTAGAAGAGTATGGCAGAAACTCTTGAAGAAGGATATAGCAGCCCTGACCCCAGCATCCTATCGGCCTATGTGTGCCCTGCAGCCCCAATGCATGCCCTCTCTTCCTCAGGTGGAGACAGAGGACCGGTTTGAGTGGATTGGTGGAAGCTCCATTGGAGGAGGCACCTTCTGGGGGCTTGGCGCTCTGCTCACCAAAACAAAGGTATTCCCTGCAGAACGTTACCCCTCTGTGGCCCTTAGAAGGTCCCTGGTGCATGTCTGCAGGAGCCACTTCCAGGCCTCTACCCTGGCTCTAGTGAGAGGCCTTAGATCCCCATGACTGAGCTGTGTACACTCTGAAGGGCAAGGGCTTTGAACTGCCAGAGCTCTGCATCCAGGTTGCCAGGCCCTGCCCTTGTCCTGTGTGCTGAGGAAGGGCCATTCATATCTGACTGCACAGGCTCCTCTCTGCTGTCCAGGGTGGTGAGGGTCCCTTGGCTGCTAGGCCCTCACTACCCTGTTCTGCTCTGCTTTGCCTCCACAGAAGTTTGATGAGCTGCTGCAGCTGGCTTCCAGAGGCCGGCATGCCAACGTTGACATGCTGGTCCAGGACATCTATGGTGGGGCCCACCAGACCCTGGGCCTGAGTGGCAATCTCATTGCAAGCAGTTTTGGGAAGTCAGCCACTGCTGACAGAGGTACCTGCCGGGATCTGCCCTTCATGACTCAGCCACAGCCAGCTTCAGTGCCCAGGACATCACTCTGCCTGCTAGTGTGGAGAGACAGATCTCACAGATCCCCTAAGACTGTTCTTGTTGGGCCTCCAGGGCTCACCTTCCCAGAATCCTGCTCTAGCTCATTAGAATATACCTCAGCCTCTGTTTCTAAGAAAATACAAGCTAGGAAAAATAGTTAGgatatttgttttttcttgaaaatgaagCCTTGTTCATCCAGGATGGAATCTGGACTCACATCTCAGAGCTCTTTTCCTGCCCTGTCCCCTCCAGCTTGTCTGTCACCCCGTGACACTGACCTCACCCCCTGAGTTCTATTTTCATTCCCCTCTCAGAGTTCTCCAAAGAGGACATGGCCAAGAGTCTGCTGCACATGATCAGCAATGATATTGGACAGCTCGCCTGTCTCTACGCCAAGCTTCACGGCTTAGACAGGGTCTACTTTGGGGGCTTCTTCATCCGGGGTCACCCTGTGACCATGCGCACAATCACCTACAGCATTAACTTCTTCTCCAAGGTGACTGCACCCAGTTTCCTGTCCCTGTGCTGGTTTGGGCTCAGCTCATCCTGGTTGTTCCAACATACCCCTGAAAGTCTCCCCAAATGGCAACATGCTGACCAGAACTCATACCCAAGGGGCACGTTGCTGTGCTCTGAGCAGGCTCCTTGGGAAGATAAGTCTCTATAGGTTGATGGCCCTCCCATGCACCCAGACCTTCTGGTCAACTGCACCTTCCTCCTGGCCAGTTTAGCATTCTGTGCCTTGAGTGTAAGCCTGTTACAAGGAAGGGCAATCAGGGGCTGTCCTTTAGTGAGGGAACCTCACGTGGGTCCGCAGTATCTGGGCCAGCGGAATGCTACAGATTGGCACTCAGGAATAGGCAGTAGCAAGCTCAAGGCGGCCTTGTGGAGTCTGTCTTCCTGTCAGGTTCCACTTCGGCGGGCTAGCCAGTGGCATGCAGGTGCCATCTGTTGGCAGGGCGTCTGTCAGGCAGCCTTGAAGAGGCTGGCACAGTAGTGTGGTGGGTCCACAGTGGATCTGACTGGACACTGACCCCGTTATCTGTGGGCTTGGGCTGGGGCAGGGTGAAGTCCAGGCACTCTTCCTGAGACATGAAGGCTACCTGGGAGCCATCGGGGCATTTTTAAAAGGAGCAGAGCAAGACAGTGAGTAGAGTCACCACAGTGAGCAGTGGCTGGCTGTGCAGGACGTGGCCTGTGCCCCTGGTTGGGCATCTGGGTGGGAGAGCTGGGACCAGGGGGTGGGACATGAGGCTTAAGGAAGCCACAGAAAGGGGTAATCCGTAGCGTGTAAATAGACCAATGATTttatcccttttcctcctctactTTCCCCTTTGAATCAAGGGCGAGGCTGACACGGTGACCAGCTTCTCGTTTTTCCAGATCCTAACCAGTACAGCTGGGGTGAGAACTACGCAGCCAGCTCCGGGCTGATGAGCACGTCGCCCGAGCTGTGCCCGACACAGCGGGCAAGGAGCGGCACAGTGAGTAGCAGGCCCTTCCGGAGCAGCCTGCCCAGCCGTCTCCACTGTGGCCTCTCACCACACAggctggttttatgttgatgacAAGTTAGACTTGAGGGCAGGAGGCATGAGGGCTTCTAGAGCCCTTGGGAACCTGAGGGGCCTGGTGTTCCGTGCATAGCACCGAGCCGGCAGCTGCTGTGATGTCTGCGACAAGAGCAAAGAGTAGGCCTGCCTTTGTCAGAGCTTGCTGCCAGCAGCTTTCTGTTTCTTGGGAAGTCCGCTCTCCCTGGAATGTTCTAGATCCATTCGTCACGTCTCCACATAGGATGAAATTCACTGTGACTGCAGATATTGGGCTCACCTGGCCAGAGGCAGGCTGAGCACTGTGGAGCTGGTGGGTTAGGATACTCCTTAGCACAGGCCTCATTACAGCCCTCTTGATGAGGGCTCCTGCCAGGCATGGGCAGGTCAGATGCCACTATGGTGTAGTAACCATTTTGCGATCTGTTTGGCCGTCTGACAGTTGGCTGTGGAGCTTTTGTAACTCAGATGCCATATATGTCTGGGAAAGAGCACTTGGAGTAAAAGGCAACTTCTAGAAGCAGGAAATAAGCCATTGCCCTCGGACACAGTTGCTGGCACTGTGTCGACCCAGCATCCCTTGGTAGTGAGCCCGGGCCTCTCCAGTGAGAGTGCTCCACATGCCCCCTGGGCATTTGTCTGTGGGCCAAGCCAGACGGGGAACGACTACTCTGAAATGGGCATCTCCCACCCTTGGTTTTAAATTCATCAAGTGGCCATGCTGAGGCCTGCCACATGGATCCTGAGATGGAGGGAgacaacaagcaagcaaaagttGTCCTTCTGTCCAAACTGAAAGGTGGCTTCTGCTCCCCTCAGTAGAACACGCAGGGTGAGTGGTGCTTGCCCAGCTCTGTCCCACACCTTGGAGCCTGCATAACCTGTGCTGGGATGTTGCGTCACAGAGACGCAGCCGGCATGCAGGTGCTGAGCAGTCATTAGAGGCGTATGTTGCCAAGAGAGGCAGAACTAAGGCTTGAAATCTCTGCTAGGAAAGCCAGCCAAGACCCTGGCAATGGCAAGACCTTCAGAGCGGGAAACTTGGTAGTGTAGTAACTAGTGATGTGAAGCTGGAGAGCTGTGTGTTCTCATGCACAGAGGGCGCTAAGGCTGGAGTGCTCAGTGGTGAGCCAGTGGTTAATGTAGGTAACCCCTGCCCATTTCTTGCTAACCTTGCCACCTGTATGTGTCCCCAGAGTTTGTAAGCATTTACCCCTGTGACTTTGTCCAAGCTGTGAGTCTTAACCCAGAGTTCATG from Mastomys coucha isolate ucsf_1 unplaced genomic scaffold, UCSF_Mcou_1 pScaffold18, whole genome shotgun sequence carries:
- the Pank4 gene encoding pantothenate kinase 4 isoform X1; translation: MAERGASGGGSGGDSLDKSITLPPDEIFRNLENAKRFAIDIGGSLTKLAYYSTVQHKVAKVRSFDHPGKDMEQDHEPPYEISVQEEITARLHFIKFENTYMEACLDFIRDHLVNTETKVIQATGGGAYKFKDLIEEKLRLKVDKEDVMTCLIKGCNFVLKNIPHEAFMYQKDSDPEFRFQTNHPNIFPYLLVNIGSGVSIVKVETEDRFEWIGGSSIGGGTFWGLGALLTKTKKFDELLQLASRGRHANVDMLVQDIYGGAHQTLGLSGNLIASSFGKSATADREFSKEDMAKSLLHMISNDIGQLACLYAKLHGLDRVYFGGFFIRGHPVTMRTITYSINFFSKGEVQALFLRHEGYLGAIGAFLKGAEQDNPNQYSWGENYAASSGLMSTSPELCPTQRARSGTFDLLEMDRLERPLVNLPLLLDPSSYVPDTVDLTDDALARQYWLTCFEEALDGVVKRAVASQPESMDAVERAEKFRQKYWGKLQTLRHQPFAYGTLTVRSLLDTREHCLNEFNFPDPYSKVKQKENGLALKCFQSVTRSLDSLGWEERQLALVKGLLAGNVFDWGAKAVSDVLESDPQFGFEEAKRKLQERPWLVDSYTKWLQRLKGPPHKCALIFADNSGIDIILGVFPFVRELLFRGTEVILACNSGPALNDVTYSESLIVAERIAAMDPIICTALREDRLLLVQTGSSSPCLDLSRLDKGLAVLVRERGADLVVIEGMGRAIHTNYHALLRCESLKLAVVKNAWLAERLGGQLFSVIFKYEVPSK
- the Pank4 gene encoding pantothenate kinase 4 isoform X2, translated to MRTASRVAAQPLGTNSVCSVKVRDRARCRTPAPGGSLTKLAYYSTVQHKVAKVRSFDHPGKDMEQDHEPPYEISVQEEITARLHFIKFENTYMEACLDFIRDHLVNTETKVIQATGGGAYKFKDLIEEKLRLKVDKEDVMTCLIKGCNFVLKNIPHEAFMYQKDSDPEFRFQTNHPNIFPYLLVNIGSGVSIVKVETEDRFEWIGGSSIGGGTFWGLGALLTKTKKFDELLQLASRGRHANVDMLVQDIYGGAHQTLGLSGNLIASSFGKSATADREFSKEDMAKSLLHMISNDIGQLACLYAKLHGLDRVYFGGFFIRGHPVTMRTITYSINFFSKGEVQALFLRHEGYLGAIGAFLKGAEQDNPNQYSWGENYAASSGLMSTSPELCPTQRARSGTFDLLEMDRLERPLVNLPLLLDPSSYVPDTVDLTDDALARQYWLTCFEEALDGVVKRAVASQPESMDAVERAEKFRQKYWGKLQTLRHQPFAYGTLTVRSLLDTREHCLNEFNFPDPYSKVKQKENGLALKCFQSVTRSLDSLGWEERQLALVKGLLAGNVFDWGAKAVSDVLESDPQFGFEEAKRKLQERPWLVDSYTKWLQRLKGPPHKCALIFADNSGIDIILGVFPFVRELLFRGTEVILACNSGPALNDVTYSESLIVAERIAAMDPIICTALREDRLLLVQTGSSSPCLDLSRLDKGLAVLVRERGADLVVIEGMGRAIHTNYHALLRCESLKLAVVKNAWLAERLGGQLFSVIFKYEVPSK